The following are encoded together in the Chloroflexota bacterium genome:
- the dmsB gene encoding dimethylsulfoxide reductase subunit B: MAKQLGFYFDASACMGCKTCQVACKDKNDLPVGVNFRRVWQYGNGSWVPSGKLWTPNNVFVYSVSVACNHCEKPSCAEVCPTGALAKRADGLVLVNADQCVGCRYCEWACPYGAPQFNEAKGVMTKCNGCEDLLAQGQNPACVDACPMRALEFGDIAELRAKHGNVNAIEPLPVATLTFPALVIKPHRHAQASGKGMGRIIDLVEEA; this comes from the coding sequence ATGGCAAAGCAACTTGGATTTTATTTCGATGCGAGCGCGTGCATGGGTTGCAAAACATGTCAGGTCGCTTGCAAAGATAAGAATGATTTACCGGTCGGCGTCAATTTCCGGCGCGTGTGGCAGTATGGCAACGGGAGCTGGGTTCCGTCCGGCAAACTGTGGACGCCGAACAATGTGTTCGTGTATTCGGTGTCGGTCGCATGCAATCACTGCGAAAAACCGTCGTGCGCCGAAGTGTGTCCGACCGGTGCGTTGGCGAAACGCGCGGATGGGCTTGTCCTCGTCAATGCGGATCAATGCGTCGGCTGCCGCTATTGCGAGTGGGCGTGTCCGTACGGCGCGCCGCAGTTCAATGAAGCCAAGGGCGTGATGACGAAATGCAACGGCTGTGAAGACCTGCTCGCCCAGGGTCAGAACCCGGCATGCGTGGATGCGTGCCCAATGCGCGCGCTCGAGTTCGGCGACATCGCGGAATTGCGCGCCAAGCACGGCAACGTCAACGCCATCGAACCGCTACCGGTAGCGACGCTGACTTTTCCCGCGCTCGTCATCAAGCCGCATCGTCACGCGCAAGCGAGCGGCAAGGGCATGGGAAGAATTATAGATTTGGTTGAGGAGGCGTAA
- a CDS encoding carboxypeptidase regulatory-like domain-containing protein, giving the protein MTTWRWFKLVGLLVVVLGLFVCAGNPANAQSSSLSVTISTPLENETFYAGPYSLVYSIDIAGWVVTSNPEPSLVRVRLDVLVGNLVAQTTTARLRDDGAFSFGMTVNADSSAGEFSPDQRNCDACHYLANVILPRGKVTLRITALEPNGKQATAERHIVVDRSGYATVPVKVVRADNPQQPVPNILVNGSTRLYMWRTRHYTGISDANGQAQLRVEALSQTPTQYSFRVEPTVVDGVWFESVAPITVTLAPGATTNAPITVRVRSRTGEITGNVNVAIKPVAVRAIRLSDGASYTTQITSNGTFAFVNVPIGQYLVLADDRALAEHGFASTPQTIDLESSPAISMTLPLVATQRGKTLSGTLRDSKNAPLPFAWVTREKTGIVQNALPSTGAYTLDDVPRESLTLVASAPGYFYQAQVVDAAANSVADFTLTRRPETQSIAWGNGEIVAPPESQVRVEKQTIALEYGWLWGNGGDSAVTIRVADATITLPAGQFALEYFPDRPVWLYLMDGVANVRSSRGETLVRGGEMLVLSNPGRLTPVPLDAVVIAALHPTSASPITPMWESNLDARLRDQLAQMGISIAQVTTFVTYFVIILVLGLSPLWAIIWWWRRRRPREN; this is encoded by the coding sequence ATGACGACATGGCGTTGGTTCAAACTGGTTGGGTTGCTTGTGGTTGTGCTGGGATTATTTGTGTGCGCGGGCAATCCAGCCAACGCGCAATCATCCTCGCTTTCTGTAACCATCTCGACTCCGCTTGAAAATGAGACATTTTACGCGGGACCCTATTCGTTGGTGTACAGCATTGACATCGCGGGCTGGGTCGTAACGAGTAATCCCGAACCCTCCCTCGTGCGTGTGCGGCTCGATGTGCTGGTCGGGAATCTAGTGGCGCAGACCACGACCGCGCGTTTACGCGACGATGGCGCGTTCTCGTTTGGGATGACGGTCAACGCGGATTCGTCCGCCGGCGAATTTTCGCCCGACCAACGGAACTGTGACGCGTGCCACTATTTGGCGAATGTGATCTTGCCGCGTGGTAAGGTAACGCTCCGCATCACCGCGCTGGAACCAAATGGCAAGCAAGCGACGGCTGAACGACATATTGTCGTGGATCGTTCCGGCTATGCAACAGTGCCGGTCAAGGTCGTGCGCGCGGATAACCCACAACAACCAGTGCCCAATATCCTAGTGAACGGTTCCACGCGTCTCTACATGTGGCGCACGCGACACTATACCGGCATCTCGGATGCGAATGGTCAGGCGCAGTTGCGTGTCGAAGCGCTGAGCCAAACGCCGACGCAATATTCGTTTCGCGTCGAGCCAACGGTCGTGGATGGCGTGTGGTTCGAAAGTGTTGCGCCGATCACGGTGACGCTCGCGCCGGGCGCGACGACGAATGCGCCGATCACAGTACGCGTGCGCAGTCGCACCGGTGAAATTACCGGCAACGTCAATGTCGCGATCAAACCCGTCGCGGTTCGCGCGATTCGATTGTCCGATGGCGCGAGCTATACCACGCAGATAACATCGAATGGCACGTTCGCGTTTGTCAATGTGCCGATTGGACAATACCTGGTTCTCGCGGATGACCGCGCGCTCGCCGAGCACGGATTCGCATCCACGCCACAAACGATTGACCTCGAATCTTCGCCCGCGATTTCAATGACCTTGCCGCTCGTCGCGACACAACGCGGTAAGACCCTGAGCGGAACACTGCGCGATTCAAAAAACGCGCCTCTGCCATTCGCGTGGGTGACGCGCGAAAAAACCGGCATCGTGCAGAATGCGCTGCCAAGCACCGGCGCGTACACGCTCGACGATGTACCGCGCGAGTCGTTGACGCTGGTCGCATCCGCTCCCGGCTATTTCTACCAAGCGCAAGTCGTTGATGCCGCCGCGAACAGCGTCGCCGATTTCACGTTGACACGACGACCGGAAACACAATCTATCGCGTGGGGCAATGGCGAAATCGTTGCGCCGCCCGAATCCCAGGTTCGCGTCGAAAAACAAACTATCGCGCTCGAGTACGGTTGGCTATGGGGCAATGGCGGAGATTCGGCTGTGACGATTCGCGTGGCGGACGCGACCATCACGTTGCCTGCCGGTCAATTCGCGCTCGAATATTTTCCGGATCGTCCGGTGTGGTTGTATTTGATGGATGGCGTTGCAAACGTTCGTTCGTCGCGCGGCGAAACGTTAGTGCGCGGCGGTGAGATGCTCGTGCTGTCAAATCCAGGACGCTTGACGCCCGTCCCGCTCGACGCGGTTGTGATCGCGGCGCTGCATCCAACGAGCGCCTCACCCATCACGCCGATGTGGGAATCGAATCTCGATGCGCGCCTGCGGGACCAACTCGCGCAAATGGGCATTAGCATCGCGCAAGTGACCACATTTGTAACCTATTTTGTCATCATCTTGGTACTTGGCTTGTCACCTCTCTGGGCTATCATCTGGTGGTGGCGACGACGTCGCCCACGCGAAAACTAA
- a CDS encoding dimethyl sulfoxide reductase anchor subunit, with protein sequence MNVREWALITFTILAQMSVGSFIVLGIVHYFTAKKSGEKQADELSDRALLAIGPVLALGMAASLLHLGNPINAYKAVTNLGTSWLSREIFFGVLFAVAGAVFAVMQWKKIATFTVRNVVALVAAIIGVALVYSMSMVYMMPTRPGWNVITTPLSFYVTTLLLGVLAMGAAFVANYWYVQRKNPGCASDQCVLLRDSLRWFGMASIVLLGFQFVLLPLWVALMAGSSSASATMLVGEFGIVFALRLALVFLGAGVLGIFLYRAASSPGQEKVMGAVAYVAFAFVLVGEVLGRFLFYATATHFGLQ encoded by the coding sequence ATGAACGTTCGCGAATGGGCATTGATTACGTTCACGATTCTGGCACAGATGTCGGTCGGTTCGTTCATCGTGCTGGGCATCGTCCACTATTTCACCGCGAAGAAATCCGGCGAGAAACAGGCGGACGAACTCTCCGACCGCGCGCTCCTCGCGATCGGTCCCGTGCTCGCGCTCGGTATGGCGGCATCGCTTCTGCACCTCGGCAATCCGATCAACGCGTACAAAGCCGTGACGAACCTGGGAACCTCGTGGCTCTCGCGCGAGATTTTCTTCGGCGTGTTGTTCGCGGTGGCGGGCGCAGTGTTTGCGGTGATGCAGTGGAAAAAGATCGCGACATTCACGGTGCGTAACGTCGTCGCGCTGGTCGCGGCAATCATCGGCGTTGCGCTCGTGTACAGCATGTCCATGGTGTATATGATGCCGACGCGTCCTGGATGGAACGTCATCACAACTCCGTTGTCGTTCTACGTGACGACGTTGTTGTTGGGCGTGTTGGCAATGGGTGCGGCGTTCGTCGCAAACTATTGGTACGTGCAACGCAAGAATCCTGGGTGCGCGAGCGATCAATGCGTGTTGTTGCGCGACTCGCTCCGCTGGTTTGGGATGGCATCCATCGTACTGTTGGGTTTCCAATTCGTGTTGTTACCGTTGTGGGTCGCGTTGATGGCGGGCAGTTCCAGCGCCAGTGCAACAATGCTGGTGGGTGAATTCGGCATCGTCTTTGCGCTGCGTCTCGCGTTGGTATTCCTGGGTGCGGGCGTGCTGGGTATATTCCTGTATCGCGCCGCCTCGAGTCCGGGGCAAGAGAAGGTGATGGGCGCAGTTGCCTACGTTGCATTTGCATTCGTGTTAGTCGGTGAAGTATTGGGACGCTTCTTGTTCTACGCGACGGCGACGCATTTCGGCTTGCAATAA
- a CDS encoding molybdopterin-dependent oxidoreductase has product MSEPNVITQALTETPISRRSFLKWSAVLGGTAALASNGLNVGLQNAEAAAPEAAAPKESKWVTASCWHNCGGRCLLKAQVVDGVVTRVKTDDTHADSTDWIQQRACARGRAQRQLVFGADRLKYPMKRKNWAPGGGKKELRGKDEWVRITWDEALDIVASELKRIREKYGNEAIFNAHGAEIARALALTGGYVDRWGLVSWGTWAEAYHEITGVAGNGSNAGNDRMRLRKAKLIVMWGSNPAWSSNGSPTYHFLQAKKAGAKFIFVDPFYNNTASVLADEWIPIRPGTDTAMLLGMAHHMIVNKLHDQNFLDKYTVGFDAEHMPESADPKNNFKDYVLGTYDNTPKTPEWASEICGVPADKIRQLATEIATTKPTMIQTAGAPARINNGECLPHAMLTVAWMTGNIGIPGSGVGPNMHTSAGNAGPALVTAGSAGAPAVANPLVKGATNKGGVNVINNCEMWEAILNGKYTAGTAGRKDINIQMIIETGFGSALNQRTGASKGIKAHRKVEFVLANGHNLASHCKYADVVLPVTTDWERYGSFQSGNRDMLIWANQVVQPLYEAKDDMWIAQELGKKLGLAADKVYPLTPAQGIFNQLAGAKVMKPDGSGMENLVTITEDDIKEMGVTGKPQQGRITIKEYREKGVYCVQRAMDDKLGYTAFEAYIQDPVKNKVATKSGKLEIYSKAVSDWIKDCGFNTKDPLPKYDPPIEGYEETVKDPKYPLQLYTIHYMRRSHSSFDSLPWLREAYPQEFMMNPLDAQARGIKQGDIVKITSRHGAVVRPVYVTERMMPGVTTLGEGAWIDIDEETGIDRGGATNTLNGDFATGQGHSGHNTCIVQVEKWNGTLPPDSKWAQRIPVKGA; this is encoded by the coding sequence CTTGCTCAAAGCCCAGGTGGTGGATGGCGTGGTAACGCGCGTCAAAACCGACGACACGCACGCCGACAGTACCGACTGGATTCAGCAGCGCGCCTGCGCGCGCGGTCGCGCGCAACGCCAATTGGTTTTTGGCGCAGACCGACTCAAGTACCCGATGAAGCGCAAGAACTGGGCGCCGGGCGGCGGCAAAAAAGAATTGCGCGGCAAAGACGAATGGGTTCGCATTACCTGGGACGAAGCGCTCGACATCGTCGCGAGCGAACTCAAGCGCATCCGCGAAAAGTACGGCAACGAAGCGATCTTCAACGCGCACGGCGCGGAAATTGCGCGCGCGCTCGCGCTCACCGGCGGCTATGTCGATCGGTGGGGACTCGTGTCGTGGGGCACGTGGGCGGAAGCATACCACGAAATCACCGGCGTGGCGGGCAATGGCTCAAATGCCGGCAACGACCGCATGAGATTGCGCAAAGCGAAATTGATCGTCATGTGGGGATCGAACCCGGCGTGGAGCAGTAACGGCAGTCCGACGTATCACTTTTTGCAGGCGAAAAAAGCCGGCGCGAAATTTATTTTCGTTGATCCATTCTACAACAACACTGCGAGCGTTCTCGCCGATGAATGGATTCCGATTCGACCCGGCACCGACACGGCGATGCTGCTCGGCATGGCGCATCACATGATCGTCAACAAGTTGCACGATCAGAATTTCCTCGATAAGTACACGGTCGGTTTCGACGCCGAGCACATGCCCGAGAGCGCAGACCCGAAAAATAATTTCAAGGATTACGTCCTGGGAACGTACGACAACACACCCAAAACGCCGGAATGGGCGTCGGAAATTTGTGGCGTGCCAGCAGACAAGATTCGTCAGTTGGCGACCGAGATCGCGACGACCAAGCCCACGATGATCCAAACCGCGGGCGCACCGGCACGCATCAACAACGGCGAATGTCTGCCGCATGCGATGCTCACCGTTGCATGGATGACCGGCAACATCGGCATTCCCGGCTCCGGCGTCGGACCGAACATGCACACGAGCGCGGGCAACGCCGGTCCGGCTTTGGTCACCGCGGGCAGCGCGGGCGCACCCGCCGTTGCGAATCCGTTGGTGAAAGGGGCGACGAACAAGGGCGGCGTCAACGTCATCAACAACTGCGAAATGTGGGAAGCGATTCTGAACGGCAAGTACACGGCGGGCACGGCGGGTCGCAAAGACATCAACATCCAAATGATCATCGAGACCGGTTTTGGCTCGGCGTTGAATCAGCGCACCGGCGCAAGCAAGGGCATCAAAGCGCATCGCAAAGTTGAATTCGTGCTTGCCAATGGACACAACCTCGCGTCGCACTGCAAGTACGCCGATGTCGTTTTGCCGGTGACGACCGATTGGGAACGCTATGGCAGTTTCCAATCCGGCAATCGCGACATGTTGATCTGGGCGAACCAGGTCGTGCAGCCGCTGTATGAAGCGAAAGACGATATGTGGATCGCGCAAGAACTCGGCAAAAAACTAGGGCTTGCCGCCGACAAAGTTTATCCGCTTACGCCGGCGCAAGGCATCTTCAATCAGCTCGCCGGCGCGAAAGTGATGAAGCCCGACGGCTCGGGCATGGAGAACTTGGTGACGATCACCGAAGATGACATCAAAGAGATGGGCGTCACCGGCAAGCCGCAGCAAGGTCGCATTACGATCAAAGAATATCGAGAAAAAGGCGTCTACTGCGTTCAACGCGCGATGGACGATAAACTGGGGTACACTGCATTTGAAGCGTACATCCAAGACCCAGTGAAAAACAAGGTCGCGACCAAAAGCGGGAAATTGGAGATTTACTCCAAAGCCGTGTCGGACTGGATCAAGGACTGTGGTTTCAACACAAAAGACCCGCTGCCGAAATACGATCCGCCGATCGAAGGGTACGAAGAAACGGTCAAGGATCCGAAATATCCGTTGCAGCTTTACACGATTCACTACATGCGCCGAAGCCATTCGAGTTTCGACAGCTTGCCGTGGCTGCGCGAAGCGTACCCGCAAGAGTTCATGATGAATCCGCTCGACGCGCAAGCGCGCGGCATCAAGCAGGGCGACATCGTCAAGATCACGAGCCGGCACGGCGCAGTCGTTCGCCCGGTCTATGTGACGGAGCGCATGATGCCCGGCGTGACAACTCTTGGCGAAGGCGCGTGGATCGACATTGACGAAGAAACCGGAATCGATCGCGGTGGCGCGACCAACACCTTGAACGGCGATTTTGCAACCGGGCAAGGACACAGCGGTCACAACACGTGCATCGTTCAAGTTGAAAAATGGAATGGGACACTGCCGCCGGATTCCAAGTGGGCACAGCGGATCCCGGTGAAGGGAGCGTAA